From Kamptonema formosum PCC 6407, a single genomic window includes:
- a CDS encoding non-ribosomal peptide synthetase, with amino-acid sequence MSITAPIEELLTEETNQLRYWKQQLANLPTLQLPTDRSRSPMQSFGSARQCVALPQTLSEAIASLSHKEGVTLYMTLLAAFKTLLYRYTGQTDIVVGTITPRRKQPEIQDLIERFVNTLVLRTNLKDNPSFRQLLERVREVALGAFAYQDLPFEKLVEALQPERNLGQNQLFQVAFVLQPPMSGFDTMLNWNQLDIDTETAKFDLTLELQETSEGIVGRFEYSTDLFNAETIERMVGHFQTLLEGIVTNPEQKIAQLPLLTEWERQQLAAWNHTETDYPKDACIHQLFEEQVEKSPDAIALVFEEQQLTYKELNQRANQLAHHLRNLGVGPEVLVGICVERSLEMIVGLLGILKAGGAYVPLDPAYPPERLAFMLEDASVPILLTQARLIKSLPKHQGRTVCLDTDWEIIEGQSKENPGCSVTSEKLAYVIYTSGSTGKPKGVLVEHRAVNRLVINTNYISLQPKDIVAFVSNFSFDAATFEIWGPLINGAKLIVITKDVALSPLDFASQIQGERVTILFLTTALFNFMAREIPSAFHVVQHLIVGGEAMEPKLVKEVLKKGSPQRLLNGYGPTENTTFTTCYLVQDVPEKATTIPIGCPISNTHCFLLDAQKQLVPIGVPGELYIGGAGLARGYLNRPELTSDRFIPNPFSHESGSRLYKTGDLARYLPNGNIEFLGRIDHQVKIRGFRIELGEIEAVLSQHPDVQESLVINREDASGNQRLVAYIVSNLRPKRTAVGSLRDFLKQKLPDYMMPSSFVFLNHLPLTPNGKVDRKALPAPDADAINLQLETTYVAPQTEIEQSIAIVWQEVLHLKKVGVDDSFFDLGGHSLLMAQVHSQLREVVDREVSIMEMFKYPTISSLAKYLSQEPEEKPSFRQSQDRIKNQKDAINRQKQKQRLQGKNKNG; translated from the coding sequence GTGTCAATTACAGCTCCGATTGAAGAACTACTAACTGAAGAAACCAACCAACTGAGATACTGGAAACAGCAACTAGCTAATCTGCCAACACTACAACTCCCGACTGACCGCTCGCGCTCGCCAATGCAAAGTTTTGGGAGTGCAAGGCAATGCGTCGCGCTACCTCAAACTCTGAGCGAGGCGATCGCCTCATTGAGTCACAAAGAAGGCGTTACCCTCTACATGACACTGCTGGCAGCGTTCAAAACCTTACTCTATCGCTACACGGGGCAGACAGATATTGTAGTAGGCACTATCACCCCAAGAAGGAAACAGCCAGAGATTCAGGATCTAATTGAGCGCTTCGTTAACACATTGGTGCTGCGTACCAATCTCAAGGACAACCCTAGTTTCCGGCAGTTGCTTGAAAGAGTGCGGGAAGTGGCTTTGGGAGCATTTGCTTACCAAGATTTGCCTTTTGAGAAGTTGGTAGAAGCACTGCAACCAGAGCGGAATTTAGGTCAAAACCAACTCTTCCAGGTTGCTTTTGTTCTGCAACCGCCGATGTCAGGCTTTGATACGATGCTGAATTGGAATCAGTTGGACATTGATACCGAAACGGCAAAGTTTGATTTGACCCTGGAATTACAGGAGACATCGGAGGGCATAGTCGGTCGTTTTGAGTACAGCACAGATTTGTTTAATGCTGAGACCATCGAGCGGATGGTAGGTCATTTTCAGACTTTACTCGAAGGTATCGTTACTAACCCAGAGCAGAAAATTGCACAATTGCCTCTGTTAACTGAGTGGGAACGACAGCAGTTAGCAGCGTGGAACCATACGGAAACTGATTACCCTAAAGATGCTTGTATACATCAGTTGTTTGAAGAGCAGGTAGAGAAATCTCCTGATGCGATCGCATTAGTCTTTGAAGAGCAGCAACTAACCTATAAAGAACTGAATCAACGAGCGAATCAGCTAGCACACCACTTGCGGAATTTGGGTGTGGGGCCAGAGGTATTGGTAGGTATCTGTGTAGAGCGTTCCCTGGAAATGATAGTGGGACTGCTGGGCATTCTCAAAGCTGGCGGGGCTTATGTACCGTTAGACCCAGCTTATCCCCCAGAGCGTTTGGCTTTCATGCTAGAAGATGCCTCTGTACCAATTCTGTTGACTCAGGCGCGGTTGATAAAATCTCTTCCCAAACATCAAGGGCGTACCGTTTGTCTGGACACTGACTGGGAAATCATTGAGGGACAGAGCAAGGAAAACCCTGGATGTAGCGTAACCTCTGAGAAGCTGGCTTATGTAATTTACACTTCGGGGTCTACAGGAAAGCCCAAAGGCGTATTGGTGGAGCACCGAGCAGTAAACCGTTTGGTAATTAATACGAACTACATTAGTTTACAACCAAAAGATATAGTTGCTTTCGTCTCAAATTTTTCATTCGATGCAGCTACATTTGAGATTTGGGGACCGTTAATTAATGGCGCAAAGTTAATTGTCATAACAAAAGATGTAGCACTTTCTCCTCTTGACTTTGCAAGTCAAATCCAGGGTGAAAGAGTCACTATATTGTTCTTGACCACTGCGTTGTTCAATTTCATGGCTAGAGAAATACCATCGGCTTTTCATGTGGTGCAACACCTTATAGTTGGAGGAGAAGCTATGGAGCCTAAATTGGTCAAAGAGGTACTCAAGAAGGGTTCACCTCAGCGACTGCTTAACGGTTATGGGCCTACTGAAAATACAACATTTACCACCTGCTACTTAGTGCAGGATGTTCCAGAAAAGGCTACAACCATTCCTATCGGTTGCCCTATCTCCAATACACACTGTTTTCTACTAGATGCCCAAAAACAGCTTGTCCCCATCGGTGTCCCAGGAGAGCTATACATTGGTGGCGCTGGTTTAGCACGGGGCTACCTCAACCGACCGGAACTAACAAGCGATCGCTTTATTCCCAACCCCTTTAGCCACGAATCGGGTTCTCGCCTTTATAAAACTGGCGATTTAGCCCGCTATCTACCAAATGGCAATATCGAATTTTTAGGTCGCATCGACCACCAAGTGAAAATTCGGGGCTTCCGCATCGAATTAGGGGAAATTGAGGCCGTATTGAGCCAACACCCAGATGTACAGGAGTCTCTAGTTATCAACCGCGAGGATGCTTCCGGCAACCAGCGCTTAGTCGCTTATATTGTTTCCAACCTCAGACCTAAACGCACAGCAGTCGGGAGCTTACGCGACTTTCTGAAGCAGAAACTACCAGACTATATGATGCCCTCCAGTTTTGTGTTTTTGAATCATTTGCCGCTGACACCAAACGGCAAAGTAGACCGTAAGGCACTGCCAGCTCCCGATGCCGATGCTATTAACCTACAGTTAGAAACAACTTATGTCGCACCCCAGACTGAGATAGAACAATCTATTGCTATAGTTTGGCAAGAAGTATTACACTTAAAAAAAGTAGGTGTAGATGATAGTTTCTTCGATTTAGGTGGTCATTCATTACTTATGGCTCAGGTTCATAGCCAACTGCGCGAAGTGGTGGACAGAGAGGTTTCAATCATGGAAATGTTTAAATATCCAACCATCAGCTCTTTGGCTAAGTATTTAAGTCAGGAGCCAGAGGAAAAACCCTCTTTTCGGCAAAGTCAAGATCGCATCAAAAACCAAAAAGACGCAATCAATCGCCAAAAGCAAAAACAGCGCTTGCAAGGAAAGAATAAAAATGGATAA
- a CDS encoding methyltransferase codes for MALYTENAQAEGKSSSSALLEIIYGYKRTQALFVAAKLGIADILSNGSQTADELAKATSANSISIYHLMRLLVSMGIFSVENDKFKLNPMGKYLLSGTSDSLRGTILGNGNEGYQAWGNLLYGVKTGKCSFDKTFKMSVYSYLKQNSEAAINFNEWMKETTREWILPLFEAYDFSDVKTIVDVGGNIGTLTAFILNKNPKMEAILFDREDVVVGANQFLEVAGVKDRCQIVGGNFFESVPGGGDLYLISRVLLNWEDDDAIKILNNCYQAMTAKDRLMVVDFMFPPGEISPLIGVNSLNLLAMCGTIMRTEDEFYNLLSSSGFKVMNKIETKGPISGIEAKRA; via the coding sequence ATGGCTTTATATACAGAGAATGCCCAAGCTGAAGGTAAAAGTTCATCGTCAGCGCTACTAGAAATAATCTATGGGTATAAAAGAACCCAAGCTCTTTTTGTGGCAGCTAAACTGGGAATTGCAGATATTCTGAGTAACGGTTCTCAAACTGCCGATGAACTTGCCAAAGCTACCAGTGCAAATTCTATTAGTATTTATCATCTGATGCGCCTGCTGGTAAGCATGGGTATCTTTTCTGTGGAAAATGACAAGTTTAAGTTAAATCCTATGGGAAAATACCTGCTAAGTGGTACTTCTGATTCTTTACGAGGTACGATTCTGGGTAATGGTAATGAAGGGTATCAGGCATGGGGGAATTTACTTTACGGTGTAAAAACAGGAAAATGCTCATTTGACAAGACTTTCAAGATGAGTGTATATAGCTATCTTAAGCAGAATTCTGAGGCAGCCATAAATTTCAATGAGTGGATGAAGGAGACAACCAGGGAGTGGATTCTTCCACTTTTTGAAGCTTACGATTTTTCAGACGTTAAGACAATTGTGGATGTGGGAGGTAACATTGGAACATTAACAGCTTTTATTCTGAATAAAAATCCCAAGATGGAAGCGATTTTGTTCGATCGCGAAGATGTTGTTGTCGGTGCCAATCAGTTTTTAGAAGTGGCGGGAGTTAAAGATAGGTGTCAAATCGTGGGAGGAAACTTTTTTGAGTCAGTTCCCGGTGGTGGCGATCTTTACTTAATCTCTCGCGTTCTCCTTAATTGGGAGGATGATGATGCCATTAAAATTCTGAATAACTGTTACCAAGCCATGACAGCTAAAGACAGGTTGATGGTTGTTGATTTTATGTTCCCTCCGGGTGAAATATCCCCACTTATCGGTGTGAACAGCCTAAATTTGCTCGCTATGTGCGGTACTATTATGCGTACAGAAGATGAATTTTATAATTTACTTTCATCATCGGGATTCAAAGTGATGAATAAAATAGAAACCAAAGGACCAATAAGTGGTATCGAAGCGAAACGTGCTTAA